In the Prochlorococcus marinus CUG1438 genome, TCTCTTTTCCTTCTTAATACTCCTAAATCCTTTTCTAGAGAATTTTTTTGATTATCGAGAACTAAAAGCTCCTTTTTGAATTTATCTCTTTTATCTATCCAAGTACTATGAGAATTTGCAAGTTCTTTAATAGATTCTTGCAAGTTTTTTTCTTGTAATAATATAATTTTTAACGAATTATTGATACGTTCTTTATTTAAAGCAAATTGATTCTTTTTATCCAGTAATGTATCTCTCTCCTTAGAGAGCAATTCAAGTTTTTTATCAAGATTATTAAAATCGTTATTAAAAGTTATTAATGATGATTTTTTATTTTTTTCATAATTAGCCTTTTGAATTTCTTGCAATTGATCATACTTATTTTGATAAGGCTTCAATTCATTGTTTAAATGATCTAACTCGTTAACTAATAAATTATTTGCAGTTTCAAGTTTATTTAATCTCAAGTTACAATCATCAATTCTTTGTATAACAGCCTTAAGAGAATCTTGATTTACTTCTACTTCTTTGTTTAATGAAGCACAATCCTCGATTATTTGACTGCGGTTAGAATTTAATTCACTAAGTCTATTATTTTTTATGATCAAATCATTATTTGACTCTTTTAAAGCTTCTTTTATAACTAATAATCTTTCTTTTATAGGACTAGAATCATCAATATCATTATTAATTCCAAACCTATAAGCCAGATCTTTATTTAACTTACTGCCCCCTGTAATAGCACCACTTGCTTCTAACAATTCGCCATCTAAGGTAACCACCCTAATTTTTTGTTTAGATAACCTCGCTGAGGCTAAATCTGAAAAAACTAAAGTATCTCCAAAAACATATCGAAAAACATCTGAATAGACTTCATCAAAAGTAATTAGATTGATAGCTTTATCAATAAATCCAATATCTCTATTATTTTCAAATCTTGAAATTGCATAATTGCTCTTTTGACTTTTAATTCTATTTAAAGGTAAAAAAGTTAATCTTCCAGCTTTCTTCTTTTTAAGAATTTCGATTGCTTTAGCAGCAATATGATCATTTTCAACAACAATTTGACCAAGTCTATTTCCAGCAGCAATTTCTAATGCATATCTATTCTTCTCACTGACCTCTCCAAGTTGAGCTACATAACCATGTATTCCATCTAACCCTGCTTCTAAAAGAATTCTAAGAGCATATGAACCTCTAGATTCATTTAAAGCTTCCTTTCTGCTTTCTAATCTAGATAAATCCTTTTCAAGCTTTAATTGCTCGTTGTTTAGCCTTGATTTAGTTTTAATTAATATATCAATTTCATCTTTTAAAGAATGAATTTCTGAACTATTACTTTCTAACCTTTTATTCTTTGTATCAGATGTCTCTTTTTTTGTTTGATTTCCCTCAAAAAGTTTCTGCTTTTCTAACTCTAAGGCGTCGATCTGAGAGAATATTTCATCTTTTTGAATATTATTTTGAATGGATTCTTCTTCAACTTTCCTTTTTTTTATTTCCAAAGGATGAATTTGATTTTTTATACTTTCAAGCTCAGAATTTAATTTAATACTTTGTTTTGAGAATTCTCCAGATTCTCCAGCCGCATCAGAAAGTTTTTTTCTGGATAATTTATGTTTTAAAGTCAGTTCATCAATTTGCAAGTTCAATTGATTTAAAAAATTATCGTCAAAATTTTCTTGTCTCATCTTTTCTGACTCGATATTCCTCTTAGAAGTTGCAATTTCATCTCTCTGCTTTTGTAATTTAATACCCTCTTCTTTATTCAGACTTGATATGCGATCAAGTTCTCTCAAACTAGAGTTTATACTCCCAATATCAGAATTCACTTTTATCAATTTATCCTCTCCTTTCTCCTTAAGCTCATCAACCAGTATTTTCAAAGCATCTTCTAATACTGATATTTCTTTATTAATAGATTCTTTTTGTTTATTAAATAATATTTTATTTTTTTGAATTTCACTTTCTTTTTTTTCTATTGATTCAACATGCTTAACTTGTTTATCAAAAATAAGCACTTTCTCTAATTCCTTTATTTGAAGTAGTTTTGTCTTTAACTCTTTATATAGCTGTGCTTTTTCACATTCTTTTTCAAGCTTATTTTTACTAGACTGCAATTCATTTTCTAAAATTTCACATCTTTCTTGTCTTTCAAATACGTCATTCAATTTCGCATTAGTTTGTTCTATTCTCGTATCAAAAAGTGCAACTCCTGCAAGTTCATCAATAAGATTTCTCCTCTCCTTATTATTCATTGATACTATTCTTGTTACATCACCCTGCATAACAACATTGCTACCCTCAGGATCAACACTAATATCTCTTAATATTCTCTGTATTTGTTGCAAAGTACATGGTTTTCCATCAGAAGTATAAGTAGAGGAATAAGAACCACCTGGCATAAGCCTTAATTTTCTAGAAACTACCCATTCTTTTTGCCCTGTATTAAGAGTAATTGCTTCTTCTTCTAGTTCCAAAGGGGGAAGTTCCTCTCTTGGAGACCAATCTTTAATATTAAATTTTACTGATACAGATGTTTCGGATGACTTACCCTCTTTAACTTTAGAGTTATTTATTAGATCAGGTAATCTTTCTGCCCTCATCCCTCTGCTATTAGCTAGACCTAAACAGAATAAAATTCCATCTAAAATATTACTTTTTCCAGAACCGTTAGGGCCCGTAACCACTGTAAAGCCTTCTTCAAGAGGAATTTTTACACTTCCCCCAAAAGATTTAAAATTTTCAAATTCGACCTGATTGATATGTACCAATCTCAAGTCTCAATAGCTAAATAACAATAACTAATTTGCAAAAATTCTCAATAGAAATATTACGTTTATTTATAAATGCATATTAAAAATTTTTACTCAATCTACAAGAATTTCCCGAAATCTCAAACAAACCATAAAGAAGTTCTCCATCCAAAATGAATTGAAAATGGTCAGAGTCCAACTTATCAGTAACCTTTTTAAATATTCCATGGTCAATTCTTTTTACAAAACCTCTATTGCCAGAAAGTTCATGCTCTATCCTAGATAGCCATACAAGTCTATGATTTGGCTGCTTAAAAATTTCTATATTAGCTTGATTTAATAAAGGTAGTTTTAAGAATTTCCAAGTAAGGCAATCTATTCCATTTTCAACAAGAAAATCATAATGAATATCTGAAGAGTTAGCAGAATAAACTTTATGTTCAAGCAAAACCCATTTATTCATTATCTGGTTGATAAATAAATCTAATCTTTTTCAAAACAAAGTTGTGATAAAGATATATTTTCTAAAAGATGATTCCTGCTATTTAATTACCTGCATCAGGGACAAATCTCAAAGCAATGAATAGCAAACTTCCAGCTCCAGCAATAGCTGCAGCTACTAATCCAAAATCAGTAGGAATTGTGCGAGATGCAAAAATTAATGATGCAAATGTAATATCCATGATAAAATTTAAACTCATTTGATAAATTCAGTAATAGCTTAACAAAACCTTCTTACAGAACAGAGTAGAAAAATAAAATGTAAATAAACTTTTATATGTTTTTATTCTATATAAATCGCACAATTCTTTAGATAAGGGTTCCATATTGAGAAAATAGGGTCTAATCTTAAAATAAATAAGTTTAAATAATGGAGACTTACCATCCTCCCAAAGAAGTAGAAGAAGAAAAGAATAACTCTGAACTTCCTGAACACGAAGTTAACTCGGAAAAATGGTTACTGGAAAAGATTGATAGTCTAATACCTTTAATAAAAGAAAAATGGCCTACCATTGCACAACAAACCCTTGAAGCCACAAAAGGGAGTATTGATGATTTAGTTGAAGTAATAGCTAGCCATAGTGGAACCTCAGCAATTGGGATAAAACGCCAACTATTTGAGATCATTGATTCAATAAGTGCAAACAATTGGGAGATATCAGACAAAATTGAACCTATCGAAAGTCAATTAGAAGAGTTACTAGAAGAACTTAACAATACTCTGAGACCAAAAATAGAAAGTCCAATAAGAAAAAAACCACTATTAGCTATTGCTATTGCAGCTAGTATTGGTTTATTAATAGGTACTCTCCTAAACAATGGCAGAAAATAATATGGAAAAACCAAAAAATAAAAACTTTGCAAATACCGCTTCAAGAATTTCAGCTATCGCGAGTTCAGTGATGGATTTGCATGTAAGAATAGCTCTTCAAGAAGTAGACAGAGAAAAAAGAAGATTAATTAGTGGTGGAATATTTTTAGCAATTGGAAGCACATTACTATTATTGGTACTAATTTGTATCCATATTATTTTTTATCTTTTGCTAACAAAATATAATAACTGGAATATTGAATATAATTTATTGCTCATAATATTTATCGATTTATTTATTGCAGGCTTAAGTTTGAAGCTTGGAGGAAAGTTATCCAAAGGACCTTATCTTCCCCAAACATTAGAAGGTTTAGGCAAGACAACAAAGGCTGTTTTAGGCAAAAAATAAATTACCGTATTAAATATTTTATCCATCTGCAATCTATCCCACCATTGCTAACGGGAATTTTCAAAGAAGATTTCATTTTCAAATATTTTGTTAGTTTTGGATTTCCACTCAGCAGCCAAAATTCCCAACCTGTAAAGTTATTCTTCAGGAAGATGCCAATTTGTTCATATAGACAAATCAGTTCATTTTCATCTCCCAATTTTTTACCGTATGGAGGATTACATATGATTATCCCAGGTGTGCATTTTAATTGGAATTCCAAAAAATCATTATTTATAATTTCAATATAGTTTTCGAGTCGCGCCAATGATATATTTAATTTCGCCTGTTCAAAAACCTTTTTATTAATTTCATAGCCTATTATTTTTGGTAATTTTTCGTAATTTATGATTTTGTTTTTTGCCTTATTTTTTTCTTTAAGATAAATATCTTTCCTAAAGTCCAACCAATTCTCAAAAAGATATACTTGATCGATATTTATTGGAACTTCAAGAAATTGATTTACTGCCTCAATTAAAAAAGTTCCTGAACCGCACATAAAATCAATTAAGGGGACTTTGCCATTCCATTGAGTCATATTTATTAATCCAGAAGCTAAATTTTCTTTTAATGGAGCATTTCCCACAGCAGGTCTATAGCCTCGTTTATGTAAGCTTTCTAGACTACTTTGAAGACTGATAATGGCTTGATTATTATTCAAATGAAGATGAATTATGAAATCAGGCTTATCTAAAGAAATATTTGATCTCTTATTCCAAACTGCCTTCTGCAAATCAGTTATAGAATTTTTTACTTCAAGAGCAGTGAAATGTGTGTGACTTAAAGAAGATGTTCTACCAGTTACCTGAACATTAAAAGTTTTTTCATAGTGCAACCAATCTAACCAATCAAATGAATCTCTTACTCCCTCATATAAAGATTGTTTGTCATAACAATTAAAACTTGCAATTTCTCTATAAAAACGGAACGCTATCCTGGAATAAAAATGCACTCTGTAAAAAGTATCAAAATCACATTCAAAATTAATAAATCTTTTATGAGTATTAATATTAAACCCACCTAAATTTGAAATTTCCTCAGCTAAATATTTCTCAAGTCCCTCTGGAGCTGATGCAACTACATTCATATACGATAAAAACTTAATAAAAAAACTATTCAATACTCATTTTGCCTGTCAGAATATAAATGTCCAATTGGACTAGGTGATCTCAACCGATGTTTCGGACAGCGGTTCGATTCCGCTCAACTCCACTTTTTGGGGTTGTAATGGTTTCGACGGGGCATAAGGAAGGTGACTGAAGCCGGCTCGGCTAGAGCAAAAACACAAATGCTAACAAAATCGTTAGTTTCTCCCGTCAAACAGCACCAGTTGCTGCTTGATCTTTAAGGAGATGGGGTCATATCAGCCTTATCAACCAAATGATGCGAGGAGTCTGGAAGGACTCCACTTTTTGAAATTTCCAATAAGTAGTAGTAAATAGTTTATTAGTGTGTAAATATTGTTGCAATCACTTGTATTAAAAAGATTTTTTTTAACTTTATAAGTATAAATACTGAGAAGATTAGGTTTAAATTAATTTATCTTATTAAAAACTCGAATCTTGTAAAATGGAAACTAATAAAAAACTAAATGACTTGTTAATTAATCTCAAACCGAAAGTTATAAGATTCACTGGTGAAAAATTTCCTACTGAACTATGGGATAGTAGTTGTAAAATCAAAAAAAATAAAAAAATTAATAACTAAGAATTTCATTAAATACTTGAAAAAGGATTTTTAGGCATTTTTTTTAAACAATTTCTTGAAACTTCCTGAAGCATATTAAATTCATTTTTATTTAAATTCCACTTAAAGACATTTGATACATCGATTACTTGAGATTTTTTTCGCATTCCAACAAGTGGAATAGTTCCTTGATAGCAGCACCAATTAATTGCTACTTGAGCTTGGGAAACTGATCTTTGATTCGCAATTTTTTTGAGACAACTCCGTAATTCATATGTTGGTTTTTTATAGTTTTCAAATAAAGCACTACGAATAAAACTGTTTTCTTTTTTTTCCTCTCCATTTGGATCAATACAAAGAATTCCAAAGGATAAAGGACTATATGCGAAGAAATCAATATTATTTTCTACACAAATTTTTCTTACCTGATATTGTTTTTTTAAATCGGGAGCAAGCAAAGAAAACTGTATCTGAACGCTTTGTAGCCTCTGATCTCTTTTTGCCAAGAAATTAATTAATTTTTTTAATCTTTGAGGTCCTATATTTGATAAGCCGATTTGGAAATCAAAGCCCTGATCTTTTAAATCGCAAAGGTTTTTCAAAAGCCCTAATTCCTGCCAAGGATTATATCTTGCAGTTGACCAATGTAATTGCACTATATCTAATTTTTTATTAAGCCTTTCCAAACTTTTCAAAAAAGGTTTGTTTAAACCTCTTTCGCCAATTCTCCAGGGATAAGGGGCGAGTTTAGTTGCCACTTGAATTCTTTTTTTCTTTGCAGAAGGAGTATCTAATAAAAATTTACCTAACAATGATTCACTTCTACCCTGCAGATTCCCAGTACCGTAAGAGTCGGCAGTATCAATTAGGTCAAATCCTCTTCGTAATGCTTCATTATATGTCTCACGTAAATCATTATCATTTGAAGATTTATAATTCCAAAAAAACTTGTTCCCCCAAGACCAAGTACCTAGTCCAATTCTTTTCTTCACTAGCCTATTTAAATAAAGCACTTTATAAGGTTATCTAAAAATATTAACCTCTCTAAAAATATTTCAAAAAATAAGTTTTAAAGCATTAATAAATCAATTTCTCTTGACATTCAGAAATTCTTCTCCAAAGTAAGAGAAATAAAAATAAAAAATTGTTTATTACCGTTTGCGGACAAAAAGGAGGAGTGGCGAAAACCTGCACAAGTATTCACCTTGCTAGTGTTTGGCATTCTGAAGGTAAAAAAGTTTGCATAGTAGATGCCGACAAGAATAGATCTGCATTAGCTTACGCATCAAGAGGCAATCTTCCATTTCCGGTTTTTCCTGTCAGCTCAGCTGCTAAAGCATCAAGATCGTCAGAATTCGTAATAACTGATGGACAAGCTAGCAGTGATCAAGAAGAACTTAAACACTTAGCGTATGGTTCAGATTTAGTTATCCTACCTACCACTGCAAAAGCAAGATCCGTAGAATTAACTGTTGAACTAGCTAAACTATTAAGCGACTTAAAAGTTAATCATGCAGTCGTCATAGTAAAAGTTGATTTTAGACAGCAAAAAGCAGCGCTACAAGCGAAAACAGCTCTAGAAAATTTTGGTTTATATGTATTTGATACATTTATACCCTTACTTTCAGCTTTCGATAAAGCAGAGGCCTTGGGGAGTGCTGTATTAGATGCCGTAGACGATTTAGGTAGATCAGATCCTCGTCGAATGACGGGCTGGTCTGCTTATTGTTCTATTGCATCACAAATTCCATGCCTGATTTCGAAGCCCTCATCCGACACCAACAAGATCAACAACCAAAAACCAATAAGCGCTTAAAAGTAGTAGATAAAACAGATTTTGATAACGCAAAAAGCGAAGATCTTACAACAACTAAATCTGGGTTATTAGTTAATTTTATTGGAGGTTTTATAGGTTCTATAATTGGAACTTTAACAATACTATTTCTTTATATAAATGAATATCTACCAATAGATTTACTAAAACTTAAGTAGTATATTCACTATTTATTTCAACATACTTTTTAGAAAGATCGCACCCCCAAGCTGTGCCTTGGGATTCGCCAGAATTTAGATTAATCATAATTTTTACAATATCACCCACTAAATATCTACCTTTCATTCTGGTCATAATATAGTCTTTGACTTTTCCTGGATCATAATTATTTAACTTGCCTTTTTCCAAAATTTGAGCATTACCTATAAACAAATCAACGTCATTTAGATTAAAATTAACTCCAGAATTACCTGCAGCAGAAATGATTCGTCCCCAATTCGGATCACAACCATGAATCGCAGTTTTTACCAAGGCAGAATTACAAATAGATTTTGCGAGCATAATTGCATCATCAGTATTTTTTGCTCCTTGAACCAAAACTTCTAATAAACAATTTGCTCCCTCTCCATCCCTTGCAATATTTTTTGCCAAGTTTTGACATACAATATCAATCCCTTTTTGAATAATTGGGAAAAACCTTTTTTCAATTTTCTCGCCTGCATTTATTCCAACAAAAGAATCATTTGTACTTGTCTCTCCATCAACTGATATTGCATTAAAAGATTTTTTAACTGCAATTGCAATCATTTTATCCCATTCTTCTTTTTCAATCCCCGCATCGCAGGTTAGAAAAGCAAGCATTGTAGCCATGTTAGGGTAAATCATTCCTGAACCTTTTGCAAATCCTGCTATTTTTATTTTTCTACCTTGAATAATCGTCTCTATTAAGACTTTTTTCAGAGTCAAATCGGTAGTTAAAATTGCTTCTGCTGCATTTTGAAAATTATTAGCCTTTAAATCATTAACTAAATTCGGTAAATTTTTTACTAAATCATTTATTTGTATTGGAACCCCAATTACACCAGTTGAGCACATTAAAACTTCTTCTTCTTTTATTCCTAAAAGTTCCGCAATCTTTCCTGTAGCAATTTGAAAATGTTGAATTCCAAGATTTCCT is a window encoding:
- the smc gene encoding chromosome segregation protein SMC translates to MRLVHINQVEFENFKSFGGSVKIPLEEGFTVVTGPNGSGKSNILDGILFCLGLANSRGMRAERLPDLINNSKVKEGKSSETSVSVKFNIKDWSPREELPPLELEEEAITLNTGQKEWVVSRKLRLMPGGSYSSTYTSDGKPCTLQQIQRILRDISVDPEGSNVVMQGDVTRIVSMNNKERRNLIDELAGVALFDTRIEQTNAKLNDVFERQERCEILENELQSSKNKLEKECEKAQLYKELKTKLLQIKELEKVLIFDKQVKHVESIEKKESEIQKNKILFNKQKESINKEISVLEDALKILVDELKEKGEDKLIKVNSDIGSINSSLRELDRISSLNKEEGIKLQKQRDEIATSKRNIESEKMRQENFDDNFLNQLNLQIDELTLKHKLSRKKLSDAAGESGEFSKQSIKLNSELESIKNQIHPLEIKKRKVEEESIQNNIQKDEIFSQIDALELEKQKLFEGNQTKKETSDTKNKRLESNSSEIHSLKDEIDILIKTKSRLNNEQLKLEKDLSRLESRKEALNESRGSYALRILLEAGLDGIHGYVAQLGEVSEKNRYALEIAAGNRLGQIVVENDHIAAKAIEILKKKKAGRLTFLPLNRIKSQKSNYAISRFENNRDIGFIDKAINLITFDEVYSDVFRYVFGDTLVFSDLASARLSKQKIRVVTLDGELLEASGAITGGSKLNKDLAYRFGINNDIDDSSPIKERLLVIKEALKESNNDLIIKNNRLSELNSNRSQIIEDCASLNKEVEVNQDSLKAVIQRIDDCNLRLNKLETANNLLVNELDHLNNELKPYQNKYDQLQEIQKANYEKNKKSSLITFNNDFNNLDKKLELLSKERDTLLDKKNQFALNKERINNSLKIILLQEKNLQESIKELANSHSTWIDKRDKFKKELLVLDNQKNSLEKDLGVLRRKRDELNASISNKRQEYNNYLLKIEYLERDMHSLMEEMRSEKIKLENYKKDLPNPFPEFGEYQGKSLECLQTEISILSEKLQSLEPVNMLALDELEELIQRLNGLREKLEILTNERAELLLRIETVSTMRQEAFMQAFVEVDKHFREIFANLSDGDGFLQLEDPNSPLEGGLTLVAHPKGKNVRRLASMSGGEKSLTALSFLFALQKYKPSPFYALDEVDSFLDGINVERLSKLITNQSSNAQFIVVSHRRPMISASERTIGVAQARGANTQVVGLPHAA
- a CDS encoding phage holin family protein, producing MEKPKNKNFANTASRISAIASSVMDLHVRIALQEVDREKRRLISGGIFLAIGSTLLLLVLICIHIIFYLLLTKYNNWNIEYNLLLIIFIDLFIAGLSLKLGGKLSKGPYLPQTLEGLGKTTKAVLGKK
- a CDS encoding class I SAM-dependent RNA methyltransferase → MNVVASAPEGLEKYLAEEISNLGGFNINTHKRFINFECDFDTFYRVHFYSRIAFRFYREIASFNCYDKQSLYEGVRDSFDWLDWLHYEKTFNVQVTGRTSSLSHTHFTALEVKNSITDLQKAVWNKRSNISLDKPDFIIHLHLNNNQAIISLQSSLESLHKRGYRPAVGNAPLKENLASGLINMTQWNGKVPLIDFMCGSGTFLIEAVNQFLEVPINIDQVYLFENWLDFRKDIYLKEKNKAKNKIINYEKLPKIIGYEINKKVFEQAKLNISLARLENYIEIINNDFLEFQLKCTPGIIICNPPYGKKLGDENELICLYEQIGIFLKNNFTGWEFWLLSGNPKLTKYLKMKSSLKIPVSNGGIDCRWIKYLIR
- a CDS encoding aldo/keto reductase, whose translation is MKKRIGLGTWSWGNKFFWNYKSSNDNDLRETYNEALRRGFDLIDTADSYGTGNLQGRSESLLGKFLLDTPSAKKKRIQVATKLAPYPWRIGERGLNKPFLKSLERLNKKLDIVQLHWSTARYNPWQELGLLKNLCDLKDQGFDFQIGLSNIGPQRLKKLINFLAKRDQRLQSVQIQFSLLAPDLKKQYQVRKICVENNIDFFAYSPLSFGILCIDPNGEEKKENSFIRSALFENYKKPTYELRSCLKKIANQRSVSQAQVAINWCCYQGTIPLVGMRKKSQVIDVSNVFKWNLNKNEFNMLQEVSRNCLKKMPKNPFSSI
- a CDS encoding AAA family ATPase; translation: MFITVCGQKGGVAKTCTSIHLASVWHSEGKKVCIVDADKNRSALAYASRGNLPFPVFPVSSAAKASRSSEFVITDGQASSDQEELKHLAYGSDLVILPTTAKARSVELTVELAKLLSDLKVNHAVVIVKVDFRQQKAALQAKTALENFGLYVFDTFIPLLSAFDKAEALGSAVLDAVDDLGRSDPRRMTGWSAYCSIASQIPCLISKPSSDTNKINNQKPISA
- the argJ gene encoding bifunctional glutamate N-acetyltransferase/amino-acid acetyltransferase ArgJ; the encoded protein is MSQLDSNWTLVDDSKVTPKGFLFAGISAGLKASNKKDLALILAPEGSIFSGMFTQSIVRASCVDICEERIKTTSGFARAILINSGQANACTGNLGIQHFQIATGKIAELLGIKEEEVLMCSTGVIGVPIQINDLVKNLPNLVNDLKANNFQNAAEAILTTDLTLKKVLIETIIQGRKIKIAGFAKGSGMIYPNMATMLAFLTCDAGIEKEEWDKMIAIAVKKSFNAISVDGETSTNDSFVGINAGEKIEKRFFPIIQKGIDIVCQNLAKNIARDGEGANCLLEVLVQGAKNTDDAIMLAKSICNSALVKTAIHGCDPNWGRIISAAGNSGVNFNLNDVDLFIGNAQILEKGKLNNYDPGKVKDYIMTRMKGRYLVGDIVKIMINLNSGESQGTAWGCDLSKKYVEINSEYTT